A genomic segment from Limosilactobacillus sp. encodes:
- a CDS encoding prenyltransferase, whose protein sequence is MALDVFLELVEIKAKTASVVPFLLGMGFSLYYFHSINWTLAIIFFVAMLLFNMAVDMLDNYNDYNHAVDQQNYKQKTNIIGRENLSPQLVLALLVTFSVVAALMGFWLVYRAGWPVLWMGMFCFAIGIWYSSGPYPISNLPFGEIAAGFTMGVMITLLSVYLNAYQYFTWNWATLWRILVVALPDELWISNLLLANNICDAQEDEDNHRKTIVHFIGKRNALAAFSIKNILAFVMIVISPLLGVAPWTVWLSLVILPFTYHQNKLLAQKQIKTETFICAVKILLVGSATQLITYWFGIII, encoded by the coding sequence GTGGCACTAGATGTTTTTTTAGAACTTGTTGAAATCAAGGCCAAGACGGCCAGCGTGGTTCCCTTCCTCTTGGGGATGGGCTTTAGCCTCTATTATTTTCACTCGATTAACTGGACGCTAGCAATTATCTTTTTTGTTGCAATGCTGTTGTTCAATATGGCCGTTGACATGCTGGACAACTATAACGACTATAACCATGCGGTCGATCAGCAAAACTATAAGCAAAAAACCAACATTATTGGGCGCGAAAACTTATCACCCCAGCTAGTGTTGGCCTTACTGGTGACCTTTTCCGTGGTTGCTGCCCTGATGGGATTCTGGCTGGTGTATCGCGCTGGCTGGCCGGTCCTCTGGATGGGGATGTTCTGCTTTGCGATTGGCATTTGGTATTCATCGGGGCCTTATCCGATCTCGAATTTGCCATTTGGCGAAATCGCGGCCGGTTTTACGATGGGCGTCATGATTACCCTGCTGAGCGTCTATTTGAATGCCTACCAGTACTTTACCTGGAATTGGGCAACGCTTTGGCGAATCCTGGTGGTTGCTCTGCCGGATGAACTGTGGATTTCTAACTTGCTGCTCGCCAACAACATCTGTGATGCCCAGGAGGACGAGGACAATCATCGCAAGACGATCGTTCATTTCATTGGCAAGCGCAATGCCTTAGCTGCCTTTAGCATCAAGAACATCCTTGCCTTCGTGATGATCGTTATCTCGCCGCTGCTTGGTGTTGCCCCCTGGACAGTTTGGCTTTCACTGGTTATTTTACCGTTTACTTATCACCAGAACAAGCTATTGGCTCAAAAGCAAATCAAAACTGAAACATTTATTTGTGCGGTCAAGATCCTGCTTGTTGGTTCAGCTACCCAACTGATAACTTATTGGTTTGGAATTATAATTTGA
- a CDS encoding polyprenyl synthetase family protein: MNNQWQSYPFINTQLQSVNQCIQNRISCNNADLQQALLAMANNGGKYLRPAVLLTIGQICGAKDEERLIKLAASIEILHMATLIHDDIIDDSPQRRGAVSIQTRFGKDTAVYAGDLLFTVFFKLLLETVPDSDYLKVNAHTMRKILNGELGQMDQRFNTTQSLKSYLHDVNGKTAALFRLAAQEGAYFAGASSRAVAMAAKYGQNLGIAFQMLDDILDYTGDQSLNKPVMEDLATGVYSLPLLLALQQPAAAAELKPLLAKRYQLTATDMASVQQIVVASGAIEQSRTLAGKFTQKALACLQALPDSRSRRFLEKMTKRLLKRTI, encoded by the coding sequence ATGAATAATCAATGGCAATCTTACCCGTTTATTAACACACAACTTCAAAGCGTCAATCAATGCATCCAGAACCGGATCAGCTGCAATAACGCCGATCTTCAGCAGGCCCTGCTCGCCATGGCCAACAACGGTGGCAAATATCTTCGTCCCGCCGTTTTGCTGACGATTGGGCAGATCTGTGGTGCCAAGGATGAGGAGCGGCTTATCAAGCTCGCCGCCTCAATTGAGATCCTTCACATGGCCACGCTTATCCACGACGACATTATTGATGATTCACCGCAGCGACGGGGCGCGGTCAGCATTCAAACGCGTTTCGGCAAGGACACGGCCGTTTACGCCGGCGACCTGCTTTTCACGGTCTTCTTCAAGCTGCTTTTAGAGACGGTTCCCGACTCGGACTATTTGAAAGTGAACGCGCACACAATGCGCAAGATTCTCAATGGTGAGCTCGGTCAAATGGACCAGCGTTTCAATACCACGCAAAGTCTCAAGAGCTATCTACATGACGTTAATGGTAAAACCGCCGCTCTCTTCCGGCTTGCCGCTCAGGAGGGAGCCTACTTTGCCGGCGCCTCTTCCCGAGCTGTCGCCATGGCGGCCAAGTACGGTCAAAACCTCGGGATTGCTTTTCAAATGCTGGACGACATTCTCGACTATACGGGCGATCAGTCTCTTAATAAGCCGGTAATGGAGGACCTGGCTACCGGGGTCTATTCCCTGCCATTGCTTCTGGCCCTGCAACAACCGGCTGCGGCGGCCGAACTCAAGCCATTGCTGGCCAAGCGTTACCAATTAACCGCCACCGACATGGCCAGCGTCCAGCAAATCGTTGTTGCTAGCGGTGCTATCGAACAAAGCCGGACACTCGCGGGCAAGTTCACCCAAAAGGCGCTCGCTTGTCTGCAAGCGTTGCCGGACAGCCGTTCCCGACGATTCCTAGAAAAGATGACTAAGCGGCTGCTCAAACGCACAATCTAA
- a CDS encoding NAD(P)/FAD-dependent oxidoreductase has translation MKKVVVLGAGYGGLKTVVELQKKLRGEVAITLVDQNSYHYEATDLHEVASGNLPASKILFPIADVLDPKMTTFIQDHVDKVDIEKKTVELAKHEPLSYDYCVFALGFVSETFGIKGAEENSLPMANVDQAEAIRDHITAQMKDYRQTKDENNLKIIICGAGFSGIELAGAVADGRKRYAELAGVRPDQIKIEIVDASKRLLPMFDDKLADYGVNLLKKLDVNITTEALIQEIQPGVVLYKGAGDEDGAPLHKISGNTIIWTTGVSGSPIVAESGLQARRGRVMDSAHLTAPDHDEVYMVGDDAAVMPPDGKRPYPTTAQIALSMANYVAKDIAARVKGTSRPGAYTYKSLGTVASVGNTRAFGVAMGHSTKGYPASVVKKMIMNKSLLETGGVKELLAKGRFDLYH, from the coding sequence ATGAAGAAAGTTGTAGTGCTCGGTGCCGGTTACGGTGGCCTGAAAACGGTTGTTGAATTGCAAAAAAAGCTGCGCGGGGAGGTCGCCATCACACTGGTCGACCAAAATTCGTACCACTACGAAGCAACCGACCTGCATGAGGTTGCCTCTGGAAATTTACCGGCAAGCAAGATCCTCTTCCCGATTGCTGACGTGTTGGATCCGAAGATGACCACCTTCATCCAGGACCACGTGGATAAGGTGGACATCGAAAAGAAGACGGTAGAACTTGCTAAGCACGAGCCGCTTTCCTATGATTACTGTGTCTTTGCCCTGGGCTTTGTTTCCGAAACTTTTGGCATCAAGGGCGCAGAGGAGAACAGCCTGCCGATGGCCAATGTTGATCAGGCTGAGGCAATTCGTGATCATATCACCGCGCAAATGAAGGACTATCGGCAAACCAAGGACGAAAACAACCTGAAGATCATTATCTGCGGAGCCGGCTTCTCCGGGATCGAGCTTGCCGGGGCCGTGGCGGATGGCCGGAAGCGTTACGCTGAACTGGCGGGCGTGCGTCCGGATCAGATTAAGATTGAAATCGTGGATGCCTCTAAGCGTCTGCTGCCGATGTTTGATGACAAGCTGGCGGACTACGGGGTGAACCTGCTGAAGAAGCTGGACGTCAACATCACTACCGAGGCCCTGATTCAGGAAATCCAGCCGGGCGTGGTTCTCTACAAGGGCGCCGGTGATGAGGATGGTGCCCCACTCCACAAAATTAGTGGAAACACCATCATCTGGACGACCGGGGTTAGCGGCAGCCCGATCGTGGCCGAGTCTGGCTTGCAAGCGCGGCGTGGTCGGGTAATGGACAGTGCTCACCTGACCGCCCCCGATCATGATGAGGTGTACATGGTCGGTGACGATGCAGCCGTTATGCCACCTGACGGCAAGCGGCCGTATCCAACGACCGCCCAAATTGCGCTTTCGATGGCCAATTACGTTGCCAAAGACATTGCTGCGCGCGTCAAGGGGACCAGCCGGCCGGGAGCCTATACCTATAAGTCACTGGGGACGGTGGCCTCGGTCGGGAACACCCGGGCCTTTGGTGTGGCCATGGGTCATTCAACTAAGGGCTACCCGGCATCAGTGGTCAAGAAGATGATCATGAACAAATCGCTGCTGGAAACCGGTGGCGTCAAGGAACTGCTTGCTAAGGGGCGCTTCGACCTTTACCACTAG
- a CDS encoding LysR family transcriptional regulator, protein MTYEQLSYFLTLADSPSIAAAAKKLHISVPGLSKAISQMEREMGLTLFNRSRMGTSLSYAGRQLLPAARTAYSAMLELDRQTEELVKSNRRRLRLGVANTMTKQLMEQMAKLEEKYRLTIAIMPTKQIVADLRAGELDLGLIIIDRAHQDQLSGLKFQSLGTTRSKLIFSPGNQLNTLEKPGKEDIARQSFVLFNDSLETDLFRSLEKKTGPLHLMLKTSDPSTIFSLVQNENAVTMALEWHAQNSVFAGLSDLPTLDLAPWVDNCFAVGWLYRQGADMQEILKSMKQLGDIVG, encoded by the coding sequence GTGACCTATGAACAACTATCGTATTTTCTGACGCTGGCAGATTCACCCAGCATCGCTGCGGCCGCCAAAAAGCTGCACATCAGCGTTCCGGGGTTAAGCAAGGCCATTTCACAAATGGAACGAGAAATGGGCTTGACACTGTTTAACCGGAGCCGGATGGGGACGTCGTTGTCTTACGCCGGTCGGCAGCTGCTGCCAGCGGCGCGCACAGCCTACTCCGCCATGCTGGAGCTGGATCGGCAGACTGAGGAACTGGTGAAGTCAAACCGCCGGCGCTTGCGGCTCGGCGTTGCCAATACGATGACCAAGCAGCTGATGGAACAGATGGCCAAGTTAGAGGAGAAATACCGCCTAACGATTGCGATCATGCCGACTAAGCAGATTGTCGCCGACCTCCGTGCGGGGGAATTGGACCTGGGGCTGATCATCATCGACCGGGCGCATCAGGATCAGCTGAGCGGACTGAAATTTCAATCGTTGGGGACGACCCGTTCCAAACTAATCTTTAGTCCAGGTAACCAGCTGAACACGCTCGAAAAGCCGGGTAAGGAGGATATCGCTCGGCAATCATTCGTCCTTTTTAACGACTCGTTAGAAACCGACCTTTTCCGTTCACTGGAAAAGAAAACAGGACCACTCCATCTGATGCTCAAGACGAGTGATCCTTCGACGATTTTTAGTTTGGTTCAAAACGAGAATGCCGTGACGATGGCGCTGGAATGGCACGCCCAAAATTCCGTTTTTGCGGGCCTGAGCGACTTGCCAACGCTGGATTTGGCCCCCTGGGTCGATAACTGCTTTGCGGTCGGTTGGCTCTACCGGCAGGGGGCAGACATGCAGGAGATCCTGAAGTCGATGAAACAGCTAGGCGACATCGTGGGTTAG